The following coding sequences are from one Thunnus maccoyii chromosome 17, fThuMac1.1, whole genome shotgun sequence window:
- the chrna2b gene encoding neuronal acetylcholine receptor subunit alpha-2, producing MGYNHLFPVRTAILWSLLLFLCHEKTHSHAEDELFKTLFAGYNKWSRPVPNISDVVIVKFGLSIAQLIDVDEKNQMMTTNVWLKQEWNDYKLRWRPSDYDNVTSIRVPSELIWVPDIVLYNNADGEFAVTHMTKAHLFHTGKIRWVPPAIYKSSCSIDVTFFPFDQQNCKMKFGSWTYDKAKIDLERIENTVDLNNYWESGEWAIINAVGTYNTKKYDCCHEIYPDITYFFIIRRLPLFYTINLIIPCLLISCLTVLVFYLPSDCGEKITLCISVLLSLTVFLLLITEIIPSTSLVIPLIGEYLLFTMIFVTLSIVITVFVLNVHHRSPSTHKMPRWVHSVFLDLIPRWLFMRRPAPDGRRRRLLLLQQEAAAERRQGRIAGYKSGNCLSTSANWLRDGNTLEDPERSCYEDLELGTLTSYFSFRPPSPRPPGSTPPPQQKNPQNSQNRQEGVGGTNRQLTGTRVNPTQRPTKVDNTVSDSAFLLSPSVMRALEGVHYIADHLRAEDADFSVKEDWKYVAMVIDRIFLWMFIIVCLLGTIGLFLPPWLAGMI from the exons ATGGGATACAACCACCTGTTCCCTGTGAGGACGGCTATTCTCTGGTCGCTACTCTTAT TTCTCTGTCATGAGAAGACCCACTCACATGCCGAGGATGAGCTTTTCAAGACGCTGTTTGCTGGTTACAACAAGTGGTCGAGACCTGTGCCAAACATCTCTGATGTGGTCATTGTCAAATTCGGACTGTCCATAGCGCAGCTCATTGACGTG GATGAGAAGAACCAAATGATGACAACCAACGTGTGGCTAAAACAG GAGTGGAACGACTACAAGCTTCGCTGGAGACCGTCTGACTATGACAATGTGACGTCCATAAGAGTGCCATCAGAGCTCATATGGGTACCAGACATCGTCCTCTATAATAA CGCTGATGGAGAGTTTGCAGTGACCCATATGACAAAGGCTCATCTATTCCACACGGGCAAAATTCGCTGGGTCCCGCCTGCCATTTACAAGAGCTCCTGCAGCATCGATGTCACCTTCTTCCCCTTCGATCAGCAGAACTGCAAAATGAAGTTTGGCTCTTGGACCTATGACAAGGCCAAGATCGACCTGGAGCGAATTGAAAACACTGTGGACTTGAACAACTACTGGGAGAGCGGTGAATGGGCCATCATCAACGCTGTGGGGACGTACAATACGAAGAAGTACGACTGCTGCCATGAGATCTACCCTGACATCACCTACTTCTTCATCATCCGAAGGCTTCCTTTGTTTTACACCATAAACCTCATCATCCCCTGTCTGCTGATCTCCTGCCTCACTGTCTTGGTTTTTTATCTACCCTCAGACTGTGGTGAAAAGATCACTTTGTGTATCTCTGTGCTGCTGTCCCTcactgtcttcctcctcctcatcactgaGATCATTCCATCCACATCCCTTGTCATCCCGCTCATTGGCGAGTACCTCCTCTTTACTATGATTTTTGTCACCCTGTCCATCGTCATCACTGTCTTCGTGCTCAATGTGCACCATCGCTCTCCCAGCACTCACAAGATGCCCCGCTGGGTCCACTCTGTGTTCCTGGACTTGATCCCACGCTGGTTGTTCATGCGACGGCCTGCGCCAGATGGCCGGCGTCGCAGGCTGTTGCTGCTCcagcaggaagcagcagcagaacgGCGGCAGGGCCGGATAGCCGGGTACAAATCTGGCAACTGCCTCAGCACCTCGGCTAACTGGTTAAGAGATGGGAATACCTTGGAGGACCCTGAGAGAAGCTGCTATGAGGACTTGGAACTGGGAACACTGACGTCATATTTCTCCTTCCGTCCTCCTTCACCCAGACCGCCAGGTTCAACTCCGCCACCGCAACAGAAAAACCCGCAGAACAGCCAGAACCGGCAGGAGGGGGTTGGAGGGACGAACAGACAGTTAACAGGGACCAGAGTCAATCCCACTCAGCGGCCGACTAAAGTTGATAATACAGTATCAGACTCAGCATTCCTGCTTTCACCAAGTGTTATGCGTGCTCTGGAAGGAGTGCACTACATTGCAGACCACCTGAGGGCTGAGGATGCGGACTTCAGT GTGAAAGAGGATTGGAAGTATGTCGCCATGGTGATTGACCGCATCTTTCTGTGGATGTTCATTATTGTGTGCCTGCTTGGGACCATTGGCCTCTTCCTGCCTCCTTGGCTAGCTGGCATGATCTAG